A portion of the Oncorhynchus gorbuscha isolate QuinsamMale2020 ecotype Even-year linkage group LG19, OgorEven_v1.0, whole genome shotgun sequence genome contains these proteins:
- the LOC124005287 gene encoding 52 kDa repressor of the inhibitor of the protein kinase-like, with product MPNFCAAPNCTRKSTQSDLAFFRFPRDPERCRLWVENCRRADLEAKTSDQLNKHYRLCAKHFDPAMVCKTSPYRTVLKDTAIPTIFDLTSHLKNPHSRHRKRIKELTEEDIRRIKERRLASSIEQLHSKKDIEATEGQDAVEEEIKLSPEEKEFRDYLRSLFEIVFMLGKQNIPLETNVPEGLERDPSHFQALLEYRINAGDEALRRRFEATAVNVEYLSTAQQSQLLDVCEGTVREEVLMEVRESRFFSLVTGDLVEFAGERHLPLFLRFVDQSNTLREEFLDFLPFEGDEASLVERLETQVTDGWGLRMEDCRGQAHVATGTFATKMKAVAVGLMGKYPMAMHTPCSTCALNIHLANSLPFPSVQVVMATLRKIGNFFKQSPSLQAELEKAISVYHQGNDEKATELKEACSSDWTVQHNVFELTVDLLESLLLCMDCIRDNENVKFPDAMTGDAYSIAETMADFEFIVTLVILKNALSFTRAFGKNLQGEALDVFFAANSLTAVLHSLNEVFDNIEVYHEFWFEEAVNLAGTMEIPVKVPRLFLRKHRSPDTGEIPPETYFKEYVTVPVIRGIIDEVDDIFSQSNLKALKCLSLVPAIMGQMKFNTSEENHADVYRKDLPNPDTLPAELHCWKIKWKHRSKEVRLPSTIHETLQLSDVKFFPNVNCFLKVLTTLPVLMLEDSGSSETSRKRLQTYLSDTPIKHRCKSLAVLHINSHVKHDLDVMVEKYCRLYPEDEPEPESEISTVVI from the exons ATGCCCAATTTTTGCGCGGCTCCAAATTGTACCAGGAAGAGCACTCAATCCGATTTGGCTTTTTTCAGGTTTCCAAGAGATCCAGAAAG ATGTAGGCTCTGGGTTGAGAACTGTCGTCGGGCGGATCTGGAGGCGAAAACATCAGACCAACTCAATAAACACTACAGACTGTGTGCCAAACACTTTGACCCGGCCATGGTTTGTAAAACA AGCCCTTACAGAACAGTACTGAAGGATACTGCTATTCCAACCATATTTGATTTAACAAGCCACCTCAAAAATCCTCATAGCAGACATCGCAAGCGGATCAAAGAATTG ACTGAAGAAGACATAAGGAGAATTAAAGAGAGAAGAT TGGCATCCTCCATTGAACAGCTCCACTCAAAGAAAGACATTGAGGCAACTGAGGGTCAAGATGCCGTTGAGGAGGAAATCAAGCTGTCCCCAGAGGAGAAGGAGTTCCGAGATTACCTGAGGTCTCTGTTTGAGATTGTTTTCATGCTAGGAAAGCAGAACATCCCATTGGAGACCAATGTCCCAGAAGGACTGGAGAGAGATCCCAGTCATTTCCAGGCCTTACTGGAGTACCGCATTAATGCTGGAGATGAGGCTCTGAGGAGACGGTTTGAGGCCACAGCAGTGAATGTGGAGTACCTCTCCACGGCCCAGCAGAGCCAGCTCCTAGACGTCTGTGAGGGCACTGTCAGAGAGGAGGTCCTCATGGAGGTGAGAGAGAGTCGCTTCTTCTCACTGGTCACAGGGGACCTGGTGGAGTTCGCTGGGGAGAGACACCTGCCTCTCTTTCTGCGGTTTGTAGATCAGTCCAACACTCTCAGGGAGGAGTTCTTGGACTTTTTGCCATTCGAGGGGGACGAGGCCTCACTGGTGGAGAGGCTAGAGACCCAAGTGACAGACGGGTGGGGGCTGAGGATGGAGGACTGCCGTGGCCAGGCCCATGTAGCCACCGGCACCTTTGCCACTAAGATGAAAGCTGTGGCAGTCGGACTGATGGGAAAGTACCCCATGGCAATGCACACGCCTTGTTCCACCTGCGCACTGAATATACACCTGGCCAACAGCCTTCCCTTCCCCAGTGTTCAGGTTGTCATGGCAACCCTGAGAAAGATTGGCAACTTCTTTAAGCAGTCTCCATCCTTGCAGGCTGAGCTGGAGAAGGCCATCTCTGTTTACCACCAGGGAAATGATGAGAAGGCAACCGAGCTGAAGGAGGCCTGCAGCTCTGACTGGACAGTGCAGCACAACGTGTTTGAACTGACTGTGGACCTGCTCGAGTCCCTCCTGCTGTGCATGGACTGCATTCGGGACAATGAGAACGTCAAGTTTCCTGACGCTATGACTGGGGACGCCTACTCGATCGCAGAGACCATGGCTGACTTTGAGTTTATTGTCACCTTGGTCATCCTGAAAAATGCTCTTTCTTTCACACGAGCCTTCGGCAAAAACCTGCAAGGGGAGGCCCTTGATGTGTTCTTCGCTGCCAACAGTCTAACAGCTGTCCTGCACTCTCTGAATGAAGTCTTCGACAACATCGAGGTCTACCATGAGTTTTGGTTTGAGGAGGCTGTGAATCTGGCGGGTACCATGGAGATCCCGGTGAAGGTGCCTCGTCTGTTCCTCCGGAAGCACCGATCGCCCGACACAGGCGAGATCCCGCCAGAGACTTACTTCAAGGAGTATGTGACGGTCCCGGTGATCCGCGGCATCATCGATGAAGTGGACGACATCTTCTCCCAGAGCAACCTCAAAGCCCTCAAGTGCCTGTCCCTGGTCCCTGCCATCATGGGCCAGATGAAGTTCAACACCTCAGAGGAGAACCATGCAGATGTGTACCGCAAGGACCTCCCCAACCCAGACACGCTGCCCGCTGAGCTGCATTGCTGGAAGATCAAATGGAAGCACCGGAGCAAGGAGGTCCGCCTGCCCTCCACCATCCACGAGACACTTCAGCTGTCGGACGTCAAGTTCTTCCCCAACGTCAACTGCTTCCTGAAGGTCCTGACCACCCTGCCTGTTCTGATGTTGGAGGACAGCGGCAGCTCTGAGACATCCAGGAAACGCCTGCAGACTTATCTCAGTGACACACCTATCAAACACAGGTGCAAGAGTCTAGCTGTGCTCCACATAAACTCTCATGTTAAGCATGACCTGGATGTCATGGTTGAAAAATACTGCAGACTGTACCCCGAGGATGAGCCCGAGCCCGAGTCTGAGATCAGCACTGTGGTGATATAG